In Ignavibacteria bacterium, the DNA window AACTATAAAATTATTTCGTTGGGTTGTGAATTCGAATACGTCTTCATTAGTTAAAGGCCGATGAGTAAGAACAAATACCGAGTCTCCTTGATTTGGCAAGGTAGGCTGCAGACCGGCTGGCGGTGAATTATTTATCTGGCAGTGTGTACTCGTTGATCCTGTTGCATACGGCGGCGGAGTTAATACAACAATTGATTCGCCTGCATCCCATTTATTATTCAGCATTCCGGAATTTTCGAGAACGAGTGAATTTAGTTTCTGTCCATCTTTTAAATTGAATACTTTGAATGGAACGATAATAACTCTCGCACCAGTCCGGCTCAAAGCTGTATCTAAAGGATAGATATACTTACCATCCGATGAAGTATCGGTTCTTCCGAAAGATAATACAAGATCCATCGGGGCAGTTTCTTTTTTGCCGACAGTCGGATTTGTGAACGAGTAAATTAAATTCGAGGCAGAATTTATTTGAGCGAAGCTTTCTACTAAATTCAATTCAAGATTAAAATCCGGATTAAATTCAACTGCTACGCCTTCAAATGCTTGAGTTAAATAAAAATGATTCGCACCTTTATCAATTCCAAAGTTTAATACGCGGTTCTCGTTTTTCGTGACGTTTTTCACCGAAGAATAAATAGAATCTTTGTTTAACTTATTGAATGTAACACGATAAAGCTCTCCAGTTGTCAGAGTCGAATCAATCAGATGTACTTTTATTTTGCTCGTCGATAATCCTTCAACGTGATTTACAGCCGTCTCAATTATTTTCCCTTGAGGAATATCCGGCTTAATTCTTCTTGCATAAATATCATAATCTTTTCCGGAAGATTGATCCCAGCTCGACCATACTGCTATCAGCTCATTTTCATTTCCAAAGGCGATGCCAGGTTCCCACTGATAGTTTTCCGTGTATTCATTCATTCGAAATTCAAAACTTTTATATCTTCCGAACTTATCGAACAGCCGGGCATAAACTCCTTCTCTGCTGCCATCCTGTTTCCACGAGGACCAAATAACCGCGAAAGAACTGTCTTTTGCAGCAGCAACTTTTGGAAGCCATTGATAATAAGCCGTAGTTGTATTGATTTGAAATTCATTTCCATTTTTATTTCCATCTTGGAAATATCTTTGACCAAAAATTCCCCCATCATGTCCATCCTGCCGCCACGAGCACCAAACAACAATAAAGTTTCCATATTGATCCATTGCTGCATCACCGAACCACTGATAGTCGTTCGTAAAAGTATTTATCTGAAATTCACTGCCGAGTTTCGAACCATCAGACGAATATCTTTGTCCATACATTCCATATCCCGATGGTAAAAAATTATCTTGTTTCCATGATTCCCAAACGATTACGAATCTTCCATCGGGTGACATGTCAATCGATGGACGCCCTTGGGAATATGCAGTAGTGGTATTAACTAA includes these proteins:
- a CDS encoding T9SS type A sorting domain-containing protein gives rise to the protein MKFITIIVFIFMNLHFGFGQNLILGNEFKVNTYSDTTQREPAIASDGYGNYVIVWSSINQDGSESGIYGQRLNANDEKVGSEFRINTTTLKTQYRPSVDMNSSGRFIVVWASMVNINSSFDIFVQVFDESGNKVGSEILVNTTTANSQNYPDVAIDASGNFCVVWQSWFQDGSDKGIYAQRFSSSGNKNGAEFLVNTTTAYSQGRPSIDMSPDGRFVIVWESWKQDNFLPSGYGMYGQRYSSDGSKLGSEFQINTFTNDYQWFGDAAMDQYGNFIVVWCSWRQDGHDGGIFGQRYFQDGNKNGNEFQINTTTAYYQWLPKVAAAKDSSFAVIWSSWKQDGSREGVYARLFDKFGRYKSFEFRMNEYTENYQWEPGIAFGNENELIAVWSSWDQSSGKDYDIYARRIKPDIPQGKIIETAVNHVEGLSTSKIKVHLIDSTLTTGELYRVTFNKLNKDSIYSSVKNVTKNENRVLNFGIDKGANHFYLTQAFEGVAVEFNPDFNLELNLVESFAQINSASNLIYSFTNPTVGKKETAPMDLVLSFGRTDTSSDGKYIYPLDTALSRTGARVIIVPFKVFNLKDGQKLNSLVLENSGMLNNKWDAGESIVVLTPPPYATGSTSTHCQINNSPPAGLQPTLPNQGDSVFVLTHRPLTNEDVFEFTTQRNNFIVGVKDVHSNPEKFELFQNYPNPFNPVTNIKFQISYTSHVTLKVFDILGREVAKIVNEIKEAGTYNYQFSIMPSGRQVLNSQLPSGIYFYQLSVDNRISIKKMVLMK